AATGGCTAATGGTCGACGTAGTAACCAGATCCTCAACCCTGCCGCGATGCGGGCCCTGGAGCAATTTAAGTGGGAAACCGCTCAAGAGCTGGGTTTGGGTCAAAGCCAAGGGTACCAGGAGTTCCAGCAGACCGGTTACGGTGGAAATCTAACCGCTAGGGAAGCTGGAAGCATCGGCG
The DNA window shown above is from Bacillota bacterium and carries:
- a CDS encoding alpha/beta-type small acid-soluble spore protein translates to MANGRRSNQILNPAAMRALEQFKWETAQELGLGQSQGYQEFQQTGYGGNLTAREAGSIGGYMVKKMIAAAEQSLANQTGAGVAGSTDPRNQPVQVDKASIQTGMDANQIPAKQF